A single region of the Mycobacterium lentiflavum genome encodes:
- a CDS encoding MlaD family protein, whose protein sequence is MLTRFVRLQLWIFTIVGTIGVIAMVLFYIQAPTLLGIGRMTVTLELPATGGLYQFSNVTYRGVQLGKVTSVGLTPTGAKATLSLNTSPKVPADLTAEVLSVSAVGEQYVDLRPKTDSPPYLHDGSVIAARDTTIPQAVGPMLEQLNALVGSIPKTKLGQLLDETFQGFNGSGYDLGSLIDSSETLSRDSNSVVDRTKALTEDTGPLLDTQAQTTDSIRTWARSFAGITDVLANNDSHFRTILRNGPDAANEASRLLEQIKPTLPVLLANLTTIGQIGVTYHPSIEQLLVLLPSAVAIEQAAQGENHPDGKAMGDFALTIDDPPICTVGFMPPNTWRSPDDLSDIDTPDGLYCKLPQDSPMAVRGARNYPCMGHPGKRAPTVEICNSDKPFMPLAMRQHTLGPYPLDPNLLSQGVPPDDRITGDQRIFAPVGGTPLPPGAVPRGTPAGPRGENPPSGTVGAAVPPAPSSGPTLRPISPMSADLPTFAPLDVPAPGELPATPPPPPAPPAAPAPPDQVDGGQPQAAPSAFGANGSKPAPSIVVAKYDPRTGRYVGPDGKLYEQSDLAPAKAPKTWKDMLPT, encoded by the coding sequence ATGCTCACGCGCTTTGTCCGGCTCCAGCTGTGGATATTCACGATCGTCGGGACCATTGGCGTGATCGCGATGGTCTTGTTCTACATCCAAGCGCCCACCCTGTTGGGCATCGGCCGGATGACGGTGACGCTGGAGCTGCCGGCTACCGGTGGCCTGTACCAGTTTTCGAATGTGACCTACCGCGGGGTTCAGCTGGGTAAGGTCACCTCGGTTGGTTTGACGCCGACCGGTGCGAAAGCGACGCTGTCCCTTAACACTTCACCCAAAGTTCCCGCGGACCTGACGGCGGAGGTGCTCAGCGTCTCCGCGGTAGGTGAGCAGTATGTGGACCTGCGGCCCAAAACCGATTCGCCGCCCTACCTGCACGACGGCTCGGTTATCGCCGCGCGCGACACGACGATTCCGCAGGCGGTCGGGCCGATGCTCGAGCAGCTCAACGCCTTGGTCGGCAGCATCCCGAAGACCAAACTCGGCCAATTGCTCGACGAGACCTTCCAGGGCTTCAACGGTTCCGGTTACGACCTGGGCTCACTGATCGATTCGTCGGAGACACTGTCCCGCGACTCCAACAGCGTCGTCGATCGCACCAAGGCACTCACCGAAGACACTGGGCCGCTCTTGGATACGCAGGCACAGACCACCGATTCGATCAGGACGTGGGCACGTAGCTTCGCAGGTATCACGGATGTGTTGGCGAACAACGATTCCCACTTCCGCACCATCCTGCGAAACGGTCCCGATGCCGCGAACGAAGCGTCGCGGCTTCTCGAACAAATCAAACCGACGCTGCCGGTGTTGCTTGCCAACCTGACCACCATCGGGCAAATCGGCGTCACCTATCACCCCTCGATCGAGCAACTGCTGGTGTTGCTGCCGTCGGCGGTCGCTATCGAGCAGGCCGCTCAGGGCGAAAACCATCCCGACGGTAAAGCCATGGGTGACTTCGCTTTAACGATCGACGATCCGCCTATTTGCACGGTCGGCTTCATGCCACCCAACACCTGGCGATCCCCGGACGACCTCAGCGATATCGATACCCCGGACGGGTTGTACTGCAAACTTCCGCAGGATTCACCGATGGCGGTTCGCGGTGCGCGCAACTATCCCTGCATGGGTCACCCGGGTAAGCGCGCGCCTACTGTCGAAATCTGCAACAGCGACAAGCCGTTCATGCCGCTGGCGATGCGCCAGCACACCCTCGGTCCCTACCCGTTGGATCCGAATCTGCTCTCCCAGGGTGTGCCGCCCGACGACCGGATCACCGGCGACCAAAGAATTTTCGCCCCCGTCGGGGGAACGCCGCTGCCGCCGGGAGCGGTGCCGCGTGGCACACCCGCGGGCCCACGGGGAGAAAATCCACCATCGGGCACGGTGGGAGCGGCGGTACCTCCGGCGCCGTCGTCGGGGCCAACGCTGAGACCCATATCGCCGATGTCGGCGGACCTCCCGACGTTCGCGCCACTCGACGTCCCCGCGCCGGGTGAGCTTCCCGCAACACCGCCGCCACCACCGGCACCACCCGCGGCGCCCGCACCACCGGATCAGGTCGACGGTGGGCAGCCGCAGGCCGCGCCAAGTGCGTTCGGAGCCAACGGATCTAAGCCCGCGCCGTCGATCGTGGTAGCGAAGTACGATCCGCGCACTGGTCGTTACGTCGGTCCGGACGGAAAGTTATACGAGCAGTCGGATCTGGCGCCCGCGAAAGCGCCCAAGACGTGGAAGGACATGCTTCCCACCTGA